One Theropithecus gelada isolate Dixy chromosome 3, Tgel_1.0, whole genome shotgun sequence genomic window carries:
- the TAS2R3 gene encoding taste receptor type 2 member 3 → MMGLTDGVFLIMCGAQFTLGILVNGFIGLVNGRSWFKTKRMSLSDFIIATLALSRIILLCIILTDSFLIVFSVNEHDSGIIMQLIDVFWTFTNHLSIWFATCLGVLYCLKIARFSHPTFLWLKWRVSRVMVWMLLGTLLLSCGSTASLINEFKLYSVLRGIEATRNVTEHFRKKRNEYYLIHVLGTLWYLPPLVVSLASYFLLIFSLGRHTRQMLQNSTSSRDPSTEAHKRAIRIILSFFFLFLLYFLAFLIASFGNFLPETKMAKMIGEVMTMFYPAGHSFIVILGNSKLKQTFVEMLRCESGHLKPGSKGPIFS, encoded by the coding sequence ATGATGGGACTCACCGACGGGGTGTTCCTGATTATGTGTGGCGCTCAGTTCACACTGGGAATTCTGGTCAATGGTTTCATTGGTTTGGTCAATGGTAGGAGCTGGTTCAAGACCAAGAGAATGTCTTTGTCTGACTTCATCATTGCCACCCTGGCACTCTCGAGGATCATTCTGCTGTGTATTATCTTGACTGATAGTTTTTTAATAGTATTCTCTGTTAACGAACATGATTCAGGGATAATAATGCAACTTATTGATGTTTTCTGGACATTTACAAACCATCTGAGCATTTGGTTTGCCACTTGTCTTGGTGTCCTCTACTGCTTGAAAATCGCCCGTTTCTCTCACCCCACATTCCTCTGGCTCAAGTGGAGAGTTTCTAGGGTGATGGTATGGATGCTGTTGGGTACACTGCTCTTATCCTGTGGTAGTACCGCATCTCTGATCAACGAGTTTAAGCTCTATTCTGTCCTTAGGGGAATTGAGGCCACCAGGAATGTGACTGAACACTTCAGAAAGAAGAGGAATGAGTATTATCTGATCCATGTTCTTGGGACTCTGTGGTACCTGCCTCCCTTAGTTGTGTCCCTGGCCTCCTACTTTTTGCTCATCTTCTCCTTGGGGAGGCACACACGGCAGATGCTGCAAAATAGTACAAGCTCCAGAGATCCAAGCACTGAGGCCCACAAGAGGGCCATCAGAAtcatcctttccttcttttttctcttcttactttACTTTCTTGCCTTTTTAATTGCATCATTTGGTAATTTCCTACCAGAAACCAAGATGGCTAAGATGATTGGCGAGGTAATGACAATGTTTTATCCTGCTGGCCACTCATTTATTGTCATTCTGGGGAACAGCAAACTGAAGCAGACATTTGTAGAGATGCTCCGGTGTGAGTCTGGCCACCTGAAGCCTGGATCCAAGGGACCCATTTTCTCTTAG
- the SSBP1 gene encoding single-stranded DNA-binding protein, mitochondrial isoform X4 produces MFLLLCQKVTHVVLRQFVRHESETTTSLVLERSLNRVQLLGRVGQDPVLRQVEGKNPVTIFSLATNEMWRSGDSEVYQMGDVSQKTTWHRISVFRPGLRDVAYQYVKKGSRIYLEGKIDYGEYMDKNNVRRQATTIIADNIIFLSDQTKEKE; encoded by the exons ATGTTCCTGTTGCTGTGTCAGAAAGTCACTCATGTG GTACTTCGTCAGTTTGTAAGACATGAGTCCGAAACAACTACCAGTTTGGTTCTTGAAAGAT CCCTGAATCGTGTGCAGTTACTTGGGCGAGTGGGTCAGGACCCTGTCTTGAGACAGGTGGAAGGAAAAAATCCAGTCACAATATTTTCTCTAGCAACTAATGAGATGTGGCGATCAGGGGACAGTGAAGTTTACCAAATGG GTGATGTCAGTCAAAAGACAACGTGGCACAGAATATCAGTATTTCGGCCAGGCCTCAGAGACGTGGCATATCAGTATGTGAAAAAGGG gTCTCGAATTTATTTGGAAGGGAAAATAGACTATGGTGAATACATGGATAAAAATAATGTGAGGCGACAAGCAACAACTATCATAGCTG ATAATATTATATTTCTGAGTGACCAGACGAAAGAGAAGGAGTAG
- the SSBP1 gene encoding single-stranded DNA-binding protein, mitochondrial isoform X1 — MFLLLCQKVTHVVLRQFVRHESETTTSLVLERSLNRVQLLGRVGQDPVLRQVEGKNPVTIFSLATNEMWRSGDSEVYQMGDVSQKTTWHRISVFRPGLRDVAYQYVKKGSRIYLEGKIDYGEYMDKNNVRRQATTIIAGKKLVKIAVFPFSPFLFQKLGYIVTN, encoded by the exons ATGTTCCTGTTGCTGTGTCAGAAAGTCACTCATGTG GTACTTCGTCAGTTTGTAAGACATGAGTCCGAAACAACTACCAGTTTGGTTCTTGAAAGAT CCCTGAATCGTGTGCAGTTACTTGGGCGAGTGGGTCAGGACCCTGTCTTGAGACAGGTGGAAGGAAAAAATCCAGTCACAATATTTTCTCTAGCAACTAATGAGATGTGGCGATCAGGGGACAGTGAAGTTTACCAAATGG GTGATGTCAGTCAAAAGACAACGTGGCACAGAATATCAGTATTTCGGCCAGGCCTCAGAGACGTGGCATATCAGTATGTGAAAAAGGG gTCTCGAATTTATTTGGAAGGGAAAATAGACTATGGTGAATACATGGATAAAAATAATGTGAGGCGACAAGCAACAACTATCATAGCTGGTAAGAAGCTTGTGAAAATAGCTGTTTTtccgttttctccttttctttttcaaaagcttGGCTACATTGTAACTAACTAG
- the TAS2R4 gene encoding taste receptor type 2 member 4, whose protein sequence is MLWLFYSSAIIASVILDFVGIIMNLFITVVNYKTWVKSHRISSSERILFSLGITRFFMLALFLVNTIYFVSSNKERSVYLSAFFVLCFMFLDSSSLWFVTLLNSLYCVKITNFQHSVFLLLKRNISPKIPRLLPACVLISAFTTCLYITLSQASPFPELVTKRNNTSFNISEGILSLVVSFVLSSSLQFIINVTSASLLIYSLRRHIRKMQKNATGFWNPQTEAHVGAMKLMIYFLILYIPYSVATLVQYLPFYAGMDMGTKSICLIFATLYSPGHSVLIIITHPKLKTTAKKILCFKK, encoded by the coding sequence ATGCTTTGGTTATTCTATTCCTCTGCTATTATTGCCTCagttattttagattttgtagGAATCATTATGAATCTGTTTATTACAGTGGTCAATTACAAAACTTGGGTCAAAAGCCATAGAATCTCCTCTTCTGAAAGGATCCTGTTCAGCTTGGGCATCACCAGGTTTTTTATGCTGGCACTATTTCTGGTGAACACCATCTATTTCGTCTCTTCAAATAAGGAAAGGTCAGTCTACCTGTCTGCTTTTTTCGTGTTGTGTTTCATGTttttggactcaagcagtctCTGGTTTGTGACCTTGCTCAACAGCTTGTACTGTGTGAAGATTACCAACTTCCAACACTCAGTGTTTCTACTGCTGAAGCGGAATATCTCCCCAAAGATCCCCAGACTGCTGCCGGCCTGTGTGCTGATTTCTGCTTTCACCACTTGCCTGTATATCACGCTTAGCCAGGCATCACCCTTTCCTGAACTTGTGACTAAGAGAAATAACACATCATTTAATATCAGTGAGGGCATCTTGTCTTTAGTGGTTTCTTTTGTCTTGAGCTCATCTCTCCAGTTCATCATTAATGTGACTTCTGCTTCCTTGCTAATATACTCCTTGAGGAGACATATACGGAAGATGCAGAAAAATGCCACTGGTTTCTGGAATCCCCAGACGGAAGCTCATGTAGGTGCTATGAAGCTGATGATCTATTTCCTCATCCTCTACATTCCATATTCAGTTGCTACACTGGTCCAGTATCTCCCCTTTTATGCAGGGATGGATATGGGGACCAAAtccatttgtctaatttttgCCACCCTTTACTCTCCAGGACATTCTGTTCTCATTATTATCACACATCCTAAACTGAAAACAACAGCAAAGAAGattctttgtttcaaaaaatag
- the SSBP1 gene encoding single-stranded DNA-binding protein, mitochondrial isoform X2, which produces MFLLLCQKVTHVVLRQFVRHESETTTSLVLERSLNRVQLLGRVGQDPVLRQVEGKNPVTIFSLATNEMWRSGDSEVYQMGDVSQKTTWHRISVFRPGLRDVAYQYVKKGSRIYLEGKIDYGEYMDKNNVRRQATTIIAGKTRNIPPLLTKSELLEKQPVPNF; this is translated from the exons ATGTTCCTGTTGCTGTGTCAGAAAGTCACTCATGTG GTACTTCGTCAGTTTGTAAGACATGAGTCCGAAACAACTACCAGTTTGGTTCTTGAAAGAT CCCTGAATCGTGTGCAGTTACTTGGGCGAGTGGGTCAGGACCCTGTCTTGAGACAGGTGGAAGGAAAAAATCCAGTCACAATATTTTCTCTAGCAACTAATGAGATGTGGCGATCAGGGGACAGTGAAGTTTACCAAATGG GTGATGTCAGTCAAAAGACAACGTGGCACAGAATATCAGTATTTCGGCCAGGCCTCAGAGACGTGGCATATCAGTATGTGAAAAAGGG gTCTCGAATTTATTTGGAAGGGAAAATAGACTATGGTGAATACATGGATAAAAATAATGTGAGGCGACAAGCAACAACTATCATAGCTG GGAAGACAAGAAATATCCCACCTCTTCTAACAAAATCTGAATTATTAGAAAAGCAGCCAGTGCCTAACTTTTAG
- the SSBP1 gene encoding single-stranded DNA-binding protein, mitochondrial isoform X5, with product MFRRPVLQVLRQFVRHESETTTSLVLERSLNRVQLLGRVGQDPVLRQVEGKNPVTIFSLATNEMWRSGDSEVYQMGDVSQKTTWHRISVFRPGLRDVAYQYVKKGSRIYLEGKIDYGEYMDKNNVRRQATTIIADNIIFLSDQTKEKE from the exons aTGTTTCGAAGACCTGTGTTACAG GTACTTCGTCAGTTTGTAAGACATGAGTCCGAAACAACTACCAGTTTGGTTCTTGAAAGAT CCCTGAATCGTGTGCAGTTACTTGGGCGAGTGGGTCAGGACCCTGTCTTGAGACAGGTGGAAGGAAAAAATCCAGTCACAATATTTTCTCTAGCAACTAATGAGATGTGGCGATCAGGGGACAGTGAAGTTTACCAAATGG GTGATGTCAGTCAAAAGACAACGTGGCACAGAATATCAGTATTTCGGCCAGGCCTCAGAGACGTGGCATATCAGTATGTGAAAAAGGG gTCTCGAATTTATTTGGAAGGGAAAATAGACTATGGTGAATACATGGATAAAAATAATGTGAGGCGACAAGCAACAACTATCATAGCTG ATAATATTATATTTCTGAGTGACCAGACGAAAGAGAAGGAGTAG
- the SSBP1 gene encoding single-stranded DNA-binding protein, mitochondrial isoform X3, giving the protein MFRRPVLQVLRQFVRHESETTTSLVLERSLNRVQLLGRVGQDPVLRQVEGKNPVTIFSLATNEMWRSGDSEVYQMGDVSQKTTWHRISVFRPGLRDVAYQYVKKGSRIYLEGKIDYGEYMDKNNVRRQATTIIAGKKLVKIAVFPFSPFLFQKLGYIVTN; this is encoded by the exons aTGTTTCGAAGACCTGTGTTACAG GTACTTCGTCAGTTTGTAAGACATGAGTCCGAAACAACTACCAGTTTGGTTCTTGAAAGAT CCCTGAATCGTGTGCAGTTACTTGGGCGAGTGGGTCAGGACCCTGTCTTGAGACAGGTGGAAGGAAAAAATCCAGTCACAATATTTTCTCTAGCAACTAATGAGATGTGGCGATCAGGGGACAGTGAAGTTTACCAAATGG GTGATGTCAGTCAAAAGACAACGTGGCACAGAATATCAGTATTTCGGCCAGGCCTCAGAGACGTGGCATATCAGTATGTGAAAAAGGG gTCTCGAATTTATTTGGAAGGGAAAATAGACTATGGTGAATACATGGATAAAAATAATGTGAGGCGACAAGCAACAACTATCATAGCTGGTAAGAAGCTTGTGAAAATAGCTGTTTTtccgttttctccttttctttttcaaaagcttGGCTACATTGTAACTAACTAG